AAACCAGCTACCAAAAAGCCGCCGGCTACTCGCTGATTGTGATTTTTGTTTTATTATTCATCGATTTTCGCAATTTGCTGCACGTGTTCTTGGCCGCACTGCCGCTGGCCATGGGCATGGTCATTACGTTTGGGTTGATGGGATATCTCAACCAGCCGCTGAATCCAGCGAATCTCATTGCGTTGCCGTTATTGTTGGGAATGGGAGTCGATTATGGCGTGTATGTGGTGCACGAGTTTCTGGAACAGCAGGGCCGCTACCGCATGTCTTCTGCAACGGCGGTGGGTTTGTTGGTCGATTCGTTGGCCACCATCATCGGCTATGCGGGGCTCTTAATTGCCAGCCACCAGGGTTTGCAAAGCTTGGGTCGTTCGCTCACGATTGGGGTCGCCGTCTGCACGTTAACCTCCATGATTTTGCTGCCAGCCCTCTTATCCTGGATGACTCGAAAACGGCCGCTGGTGCCGTGGGTCGGCAGCGCAGTGGTCAGCTACGATCATGATCAGCCGGAAACCGATCCGATCGAGGACAACACTCCTAGCTTGCAGCGCGCGGCCTAGCCTCAGCGGAAACCCGCCGGTCTTGCTCTGTATTCACTACCCTGCGGCGCCGGTTTGCGTTTGAGTATTGCCCAGCGATGGCCTACAATGCCGCTGCGCTGGCGGCAACGACGTGGGCATTAGAAATCTCGCCTCGTGGTAAATCGTTACATTTCCGCACGGCGATAGCACACACCATCACCTCTCCGGAATCTACGCATGAGCGTGCCTGTTGCACCCCCTGCAAGCAGTTCTCCATCGCCACGAATGACGATCATCCAGTGGCTGATTTGCATGATCGCGGTCATCGGCTTCGCGTTTGACACGTATGTGCTGTTGATGCTGCCACTCATTTTGCGGCCGGCACTGATGGAGTTCGGCATTAAGCCCAATACCGACGCATTTTCTCTCTGGCGGGGACTCCTGTTTTTTGTGCCGGCCTTGGTGGGCGGAATTGTCGGGCTGTTCGGGGGCTATTTAACGGACCGCCTGGGGCGGCGGCGTGTCCTCACGTGGAGTATTTTGATTTACGCCGTTTCCACGTTTGCGGCCAGCTATTCCACCAGCGTGCAAATGTTG
This genomic interval from Pirellulales bacterium contains the following:
- a CDS encoding MFS transporter; this translates as MSVPVAPPASSSPSPRMTIIQWLICMIAVIGFAFDTYVLLMLPLILRPALMEFGIKPNTDAFSLWRGLLFFVPALVGGIVGLFGGYLTDRLGRRRVLTWSILIYAVSTFAASYSTSVQMLLVFRCLSFIGVCVEFVAAVAWLAELFSDPHQRERVLGYTQACSSFGGLLVAAANGLALTWAAKLPAIELPHWLSSWGVIKDSHAAWRYTQMSGLIP